From Candoia aspera isolate rCanAsp1 chromosome 8, rCanAsp1.hap2, whole genome shotgun sequence, a single genomic window includes:
- the LOC134502406 gene encoding ferritin heavy chain A-like, with protein MASQVCQNFHAECEAAINPLVNLELHTSYTYQSMACHFDRDDVALCHVAEFLRKQSQNAWEQAEKFLKYQKKRGGQVVLQDIKKPEQDEWGNSLEVLQKALQLEKEVNQSLLQLHKLAMEKGDPHLCAFLESEYLEEQVKTIRWLGDHLTNLKHLGLPQNGIGEYLFDKLICHSATAEQLNLL; from the exons ATGGCTTCTCAAGTATGTCAGAACTTCCATGCTGAGTGTGAGGCTGCCATAAATCCATTGGTAAACCTGGAGCTGCATACTAGTTATACATACCAGTCTATG GCTTGCCATTTTGATCGTGATGATGTAGCCCTGTGCCACGTTGCTGAGTTCCTGAGAAAACAATCACAGAACGCCTGGGAGCAAGCAGAGAAGTTTTTAAAATACCAGAAGAAAAGGGGAGGTCAAGTGGTCCTACAGGACATCAAG AAGCCAGAGCAAGATGAGTGGGGAAATAGCTTGGAGGTCCTACAGAAAGCCCTACAGCTGGAAAAGGAAGTGAACCAATCCCTGTTGCAACTCCACAAACTGGCAATGGAGAAAGGGGATCCCCAT CTCTGTGCCTTCTTGGAGTCTGAATACCTTGAGGAACAAGTGAAGACCATCAGGTGGCTAGGGGACCATCTCACCAACCTGAAGCACCTGGGCCTGCCCCAGAATGGCATAGGGGAATACCTCTTCGACAAGCTCATTTGTCATTCAGCTACAGCAGAGCAGCTGAATCTCCTTTAA